From Pseudarthrobacter equi, a single genomic window includes:
- the glgA gene encoding glycogen synthase, protein MRIDIVTKEFPPEIYGGAGVHVAELSRVLSKHVDLQVRAFGAPRDADYHGAAVTSYAVPEDLGSANAAVQTLGVDLRIVPDIAGADLVHSHTWYANMAGHLASLLHGIPHVLSAHSLEPLRPWKAEQLGGGYALSSWVEKTAYEAAAAIIAVSEGMRQDILRSYPDVNPEKVRVVHNGIDVEMWTRDENDDAIRALGIDPARPSVVFVGRNTRQKGVPYLLRAAAKLPDDVQLVLCLGAADTPELAAETAALIEDLQKQRTGVVLIERMLPRHELIQVLSHATAFACPSIYEPLGIVNLEAMACGAAVVASATGGIPEVVEHGRTGLLVDLEQVTDGTGTPLDPEKFVSEFAAALTEVVSDPARARAMGQAGRERAEKHFSWESITETTLEVYRSVLPAVS, encoded by the coding sequence GTGCGAATAGATATTGTGACTAAAGAGTTCCCGCCGGAAATTTATGGTGGCGCCGGGGTGCACGTCGCCGAACTGAGCAGGGTGCTTAGTAAGCACGTTGACCTGCAGGTTCGTGCCTTCGGTGCTCCACGCGACGCCGACTATCACGGGGCAGCGGTGACTTCCTACGCTGTGCCGGAGGACTTGGGCTCCGCCAACGCCGCCGTGCAGACGCTGGGCGTGGACCTGAGGATCGTTCCGGACATCGCGGGCGCCGACCTGGTCCACTCGCATACCTGGTACGCCAACATGGCCGGCCACCTGGCCTCGCTGCTGCACGGAATTCCGCATGTTTTGAGTGCCCACAGCCTGGAGCCCCTGCGGCCGTGGAAGGCGGAGCAGCTGGGTGGCGGCTACGCCCTGTCCTCCTGGGTCGAGAAGACAGCGTATGAGGCTGCCGCCGCCATCATTGCCGTGTCCGAGGGCATGCGGCAGGACATCCTGCGCAGCTACCCCGACGTGAATCCGGAGAAGGTCCGGGTGGTGCACAACGGCATCGATGTCGAGATGTGGACGCGTGACGAAAACGACGACGCCATCCGTGCGCTGGGCATTGATCCCGCCAGGCCAAGTGTCGTCTTTGTGGGAAGAAACACGCGGCAGAAGGGGGTTCCATACCTCCTTCGGGCAGCCGCGAAGCTTCCTGATGACGTCCAGCTCGTTCTGTGCCTGGGCGCGGCCGACACCCCGGAACTGGCCGCCGAGACCGCCGCACTCATCGAGGACCTGCAGAAGCAGCGGACCGGTGTGGTGCTGATCGAGCGGATGTTGCCCCGCCACGAGCTCATACAGGTTCTGAGCCACGCCACCGCCTTCGCCTGCCCCTCCATTTACGAGCCGCTCGGCATCGTTAACCTCGAGGCCATGGCCTGCGGTGCCGCAGTGGTGGCCAGCGCCACGGGTGGCATTCCCGAGGTGGTGGAGCACGGCCGGACCGGGCTGCTGGTGGACCTTGAGCAGGTCACCGACGGTACCGGGACGCCGCTGGACCCCGAAAAGTTCGTCAGTGAATTCGCGGCCGCCCTCACGGAAGTCGTGTCCGATCCGGCCCGCGCGAGGGCCATGGGCCAGGCGGGCCGCGAGCGTGCCGAAAAGCACTTCTCGTGGGAGTCCATCACGGAGACCACCCTCGAGGTGTACCGCTCGGTGCTGCCCGCCGTCAGCTGA
- a CDS encoding acyl-CoA dehydrogenase family protein: MTEVVDRPAAKGSGPAGTARVPAHTDRPLPAVDTEALGRQLLGKWADVRRQARELAARPELHKVEGETHTDHRARVFGQLQYLVDNGAVHRAFPSELGGSDDHGGNIAGFEELVVADPSLQIKAGVQWGLFGSAVMHLGTAEHHAKWLPGIMSLEIPGCFAMTETGHGSDVASIATTATYDPGTAEFVIHTPFRAAWKDYIGNAATDGLGAVVFAQLVTQGVNHGVHAFYVDLRDPDTKEFLPGIGGEDDGIKGGLNGIDNGRLHFTNVRVPRTNLLNRYGDVAADGTYSSPIASPGRRFFTMLGTLVQGRVSLDGAAVAASKVALKAAIQYATERRQFNASSHTDEEVLLDYQRHQRRLFTRLATTYAAGFAHEQLLQKFDDVFSGAADTDADRQDLETLAAALKPLSTWHALDTLQECREACGGAGFLIENRFASLRADLDVYATFEGDNTVLLQLVAKRLLADYAKEFRNVDFGVLARYVVGQATGAAIHRTGLRQVAQFITDTGSVQKAAIALRDEEGQRALLTDRVQTMVAEAATALKGSNRLPQDKGAALFNRHQNELIDAAQAHAELLQWEAFTEALADVSDPGTKKVLTWLRDLFGLSLIEKNLSWYLMNGRLSMQRARTVGGYINRLLEKIRPHALDLVDAFGYGDEHVRATIATGAEKVRQDEARAYFRSQRASGQTPVDEKVLLARKAGGRKA, translated from the coding sequence ATGACTGAAGTAGTGGACCGCCCCGCCGCCAAGGGCTCCGGGCCGGCCGGAACCGCCCGGGTCCCTGCCCACACGGACCGCCCCCTGCCCGCCGTCGACACCGAAGCGCTGGGCAGGCAACTCCTGGGCAAGTGGGCGGATGTCCGCCGCCAGGCGCGGGAGCTCGCCGCCCGTCCCGAACTGCACAAGGTCGAGGGCGAGACCCACACGGACCACCGCGCCAGGGTCTTCGGGCAGTTGCAGTACCTCGTTGACAACGGGGCGGTCCACCGCGCCTTCCCTTCCGAGCTTGGCGGCTCCGACGACCACGGCGGCAACATCGCCGGCTTCGAGGAGCTGGTGGTTGCGGACCCGTCGCTGCAGATCAAAGCCGGGGTGCAGTGGGGACTGTTCGGCTCAGCCGTCATGCACCTTGGCACAGCAGAACACCACGCCAAGTGGCTCCCCGGAATCATGAGCCTTGAAATCCCCGGTTGCTTCGCCATGACCGAAACCGGACACGGCTCCGACGTTGCAAGCATCGCCACCACTGCCACCTACGACCCCGGCACCGCGGAATTCGTTATCCACACGCCCTTCCGCGCTGCCTGGAAGGACTACATCGGGAACGCCGCAACGGACGGACTCGGCGCAGTGGTGTTCGCCCAGCTGGTGACGCAGGGCGTCAACCACGGGGTCCACGCCTTCTATGTGGACCTCCGCGACCCGGACACCAAGGAATTCCTGCCGGGCATCGGCGGTGAGGACGACGGAATCAAGGGCGGCCTCAACGGGATCGACAACGGACGGCTGCATTTCACCAATGTCAGGGTCCCGCGCACCAACCTGCTCAACCGCTACGGCGACGTCGCTGCCGACGGCACCTACAGCTCCCCCATCGCCAGCCCCGGCCGGCGCTTCTTCACCATGCTGGGAACCCTGGTCCAGGGCAGGGTGTCCCTGGACGGTGCAGCGGTGGCGGCATCCAAGGTGGCGCTGAAAGCCGCCATCCAGTACGCCACCGAGCGCCGGCAGTTCAACGCTTCGTCCCACACGGACGAGGAAGTGCTGCTGGACTACCAGCGGCACCAGCGCCGCCTGTTCACCCGGCTCGCCACCACCTACGCCGCCGGGTTTGCGCACGAACAGCTGCTGCAGAAGTTCGACGACGTCTTCTCCGGCGCCGCGGACACCGACGCGGACCGCCAGGACCTCGAAACCCTTGCGGCGGCCCTCAAGCCCCTCAGCACCTGGCATGCCCTGGACACCCTGCAGGAATGCCGCGAAGCCTGCGGCGGCGCCGGGTTCCTGATTGAAAACCGGTTCGCCTCGCTCCGGGCCGATCTGGACGTCTACGCCACGTTCGAAGGCGACAACACCGTGCTGCTGCAGCTCGTTGCCAAGCGGCTGCTGGCCGACTACGCCAAGGAGTTCCGCAACGTGGACTTCGGTGTCCTGGCCCGCTATGTGGTGGGGCAGGCCACCGGCGCGGCGATCCACCGCACCGGCCTGCGCCAGGTGGCACAGTTCATCACCGACACCGGCTCCGTGCAGAAGGCCGCGATCGCCCTGCGGGACGAGGAAGGACAGCGGGCCCTCCTCACCGACCGGGTGCAGACCATGGTCGCTGAGGCCGCCACCGCGCTCAAGGGCAGCAACCGGCTCCCCCAGGACAAGGGCGCGGCCCTCTTCAACCGCCACCAGAACGAACTGATCGACGCTGCGCAGGCCCACGCCGAACTGCTGCAGTGGGAGGCCTTCACCGAGGCGCTCGCCGACGTCAGCGACCCCGGCACCAAGAAGGTCCTGACCTGGCTGCGTGACCTCTTCGGGCTGTCCCTGATCGAGAAGAACCTCTCCTGGTACCTCATGAACGGCAGGCTCTCCATGCAGCGGGCGCGTACCGTAGGCGGCTACATCAACAGGCTGCTCGAGAAGATCAGGCCGCACGCACTGGACCTGGTGGACGCGTTCGGGTACGGCGACGAACACGTCCGCGCCACCATCGCCACCGGCGCCGAAAAGGTACGCCAGGACGAGGCCCGCGCGTACTTCCGCAGCCAACGTGCCAGCGGACAGACCCCCGTGGACGAAAAGGTGCTGCTGGCCCGCAAAGCCGGCGGCCGCAAAGCCTAA
- a CDS encoding TetR/AcrR family transcriptional regulator: MQLPIPSVPDTLGIVNIPGAVTEARADGHSPAASPDGRSSRWESHREERRRQLIKQARRAVHALGSDASMEDIAAAAGTSKSVFYRYFGDKAGLQQAVGEVVLDQMQRRIREAAQSAVTPREGLFAMVSAYLQMASTSPNVYTFVTRHAEASGAAAVSGALGHFFDAVAEMIATPMRSHLGDGKEAVIGFWPKAAIGLVRNAGEQWLSTPDSPAKPGQDAMARQITDWLCVGIAPELSTPSTTKQPVSTNEGH, from the coding sequence ATGCAGTTACCGATACCCAGCGTACCTGATACGCTGGGTATCGTGAACATCCCCGGAGCAGTAACTGAAGCACGCGCCGACGGGCACTCCCCTGCAGCCAGTCCGGACGGCAGGTCGTCCCGCTGGGAGTCCCACCGTGAAGAACGCCGGCGGCAGCTGATCAAGCAGGCCCGGCGGGCGGTACATGCACTTGGCAGCGACGCCTCCATGGAGGACATCGCCGCAGCTGCCGGAACGTCCAAGTCCGTGTTCTACCGCTACTTTGGCGACAAGGCCGGGTTGCAGCAGGCGGTGGGCGAGGTGGTCCTGGACCAGATGCAGCGGCGTATCCGCGAGGCCGCTCAGAGCGCTGTGACGCCGCGGGAAGGGCTGTTCGCGATGGTCTCCGCCTACCTGCAGATGGCGTCCACCAGCCCGAACGTCTACACCTTCGTGACACGCCACGCCGAGGCGTCCGGCGCGGCGGCCGTCTCCGGCGCCCTGGGGCACTTCTTCGACGCAGTGGCCGAGATGATCGCCACCCCCATGCGCTCCCACTTGGGTGACGGGAAGGAAGCGGTCATCGGGTTCTGGCCCAAGGCCGCCATCGGCCTCGTGCGAAACGCCGGCGAACAGTGGCTCAGCACCCCTGACTCCCCCGCCAAACCGGGCCAGGACGCCATGGCCCGCCAAATCACCGACTGGCTCTGCGTCGGCATCGCACCCGAACTGTCTACTCCGAGCACCACCAAGCAACCTGTCAGCACCAACGAAGGACATTGA
- a CDS encoding 3-oxoacyl-ACP reductase, with product MADKYTQLVNQGLGKNVAKRLGLPQPALLRRYNPGQPLISGPVVIQGDSAAADKLGAELLSWDLDIRRHAVPGEKLGAIILVLDEVERPEDLGRTVLGAAASLRDLAPSGRVLTVSRPAAEAGSPAVAAARQGIDGLLRSLAKELRAGATGNGILLADGVDIMSPSALGAVRFFLSGRSAFVDGQFLKISDAGGTLPQDAGTPLAGKIAVVTGAARGIGAQIARTLHRDGATLVVVDLPAAGDHLAAVANEVKGTALQLDITRADAGQRIIDHAVQRHGRLDIVIHNAGITRDKLLANMDPARWDSVININIAAQLRINETLLASEHFSQSPRIVTVASTSGIAGNRGQTNYAASKGGVMGMVRATAPLLAEAGGTINAVAPGFIETEMTARIPLALRETARRLNSLKQGGQPADVAETIAFLASDSAGGISGEVLRVCGQNLVGA from the coding sequence ATGGCAGACAAATACACGCAACTGGTCAACCAGGGGCTCGGTAAGAACGTCGCCAAGAGGCTTGGACTGCCCCAGCCGGCGCTGCTGCGCCGGTACAACCCGGGGCAGCCTCTGATATCGGGACCGGTCGTCATCCAGGGCGATTCCGCGGCGGCCGACAAATTGGGCGCTGAGCTGTTGTCCTGGGACCTGGACATCCGCCGGCACGCAGTTCCAGGCGAGAAGCTCGGGGCCATCATCCTGGTGCTGGACGAGGTGGAACGGCCGGAGGACCTCGGCAGGACCGTCCTGGGCGCGGCAGCTTCCCTTCGGGACCTCGCGCCAAGCGGCAGGGTCCTCACGGTGTCCCGGCCCGCCGCTGAAGCCGGTTCGCCCGCAGTTGCAGCGGCCCGTCAGGGAATCGACGGGCTCCTGCGGTCCCTCGCGAAGGAACTGCGTGCCGGCGCAACCGGAAACGGCATCCTCCTGGCGGATGGCGTGGACATCATGAGCCCCAGCGCCCTGGGCGCCGTGCGTTTCTTCCTTTCCGGACGTTCAGCGTTCGTGGACGGGCAGTTCCTGAAGATTTCCGACGCCGGAGGCACGCTGCCGCAGGACGCTGGTACACCACTGGCAGGAAAGATCGCAGTCGTCACGGGCGCTGCCCGGGGGATCGGCGCGCAGATTGCCCGCACCCTGCACCGGGACGGCGCCACCCTGGTGGTGGTGGATCTCCCCGCGGCCGGGGACCACCTGGCGGCCGTGGCCAACGAAGTCAAGGGAACAGCCCTGCAGTTGGACATCACCCGTGCGGATGCCGGGCAAAGGATCATCGACCACGCCGTTCAACGCCACGGCCGGCTCGATATCGTCATCCACAATGCCGGCATCACGCGCGACAAGCTCCTCGCCAATATGGATCCGGCCCGCTGGGACTCGGTCATCAACATCAACATCGCTGCCCAGCTTCGGATCAACGAGACGCTCCTCGCATCGGAGCACTTCAGCCAGTCACCGCGTATCGTGACTGTTGCGTCCACCAGCGGGATTGCCGGGAACAGGGGGCAGACCAACTATGCGGCCTCCAAGGGAGGAGTCATGGGCATGGTCAGGGCAACAGCGCCACTGCTGGCAGAAGCCGGCGGCACCATCAACGCAGTGGCACCGGGGTTCATCGAAACAGAGATGACTGCACGGATCCCCCTGGCCCTTCGGGAAACAGCGAGGCGCCTGAACTCGCTCAAGCAGGGCGGCCAGCCCGCGGACGTGGCTGAGACCATCGCATTCCTTGCCAGTGACTCCGCCGGAGGCATCAGCGGTGAAGTACTCCGGGTATGCGGACAGAACCTGGTAGGCGCGTAG
- a CDS encoding acetyl-CoA C-acetyltransferase, with the protein MSIDGQSATGPEESARPTAGATALRRAVVVGGNRIPFARAGGAYAKSSNQDMLTAALDGLIARFGLQDERLGEVAAGAVLKHSRDFNLTREAVLGSALSAETPAYDLQQACATGLETVVGLSNKIKLGQIDSAIAGGVDSASDAPVVVSEGLREVILDLNRAKTLPQRLQILSRLRPKDLAPLAPGTAEPRTGLSMGEHQALTTAQWKVSREAQDELALNSHRNLAAAYEAGFFDDLITPYRGLSRDGNMRADTSAEKLASLKPVFGRNLGADATMTAGNSTPLTDGASTVLLASDEWADARDLPKLAAVVGAEAAAVDFVHGKDGLLMAPVFAVPRLLARHNLTLADIDYFEIHEAFAATVLSTLAAWEDEEFGRTRLGLDGALGKVDRSRLNVNGSSLAAGHPFAATGGRIVASLAKLLHAKGSTDGRPARGLVSVCAAGGQGVVAILESV; encoded by the coding sequence ATGTCCATTGACGGACAGTCAGCCACCGGCCCCGAAGAGTCAGCCCGCCCAACCGCGGGGGCCACCGCGCTCCGCCGGGCAGTCGTTGTGGGCGGCAACAGGATTCCCTTCGCCCGTGCCGGAGGTGCCTACGCAAAGTCCTCCAACCAGGACATGCTGACGGCGGCCCTGGACGGACTCATTGCCCGCTTCGGCCTCCAGGACGAACGCCTGGGAGAGGTGGCAGCCGGCGCGGTACTCAAGCATTCCCGTGACTTCAACCTGACCCGCGAAGCTGTCCTCGGCTCGGCGCTGTCAGCCGAAACGCCGGCCTACGACCTCCAGCAGGCCTGCGCCACGGGCCTGGAAACCGTGGTGGGCCTGTCCAACAAGATCAAGCTCGGCCAGATTGACTCAGCCATCGCCGGCGGGGTCGACTCCGCCTCGGACGCCCCAGTGGTGGTCAGCGAAGGCCTCAGGGAGGTCATCCTCGACCTCAACCGGGCAAAGACGCTGCCGCAGCGGCTGCAGATCCTCAGCCGCCTGCGCCCCAAGGACCTGGCTCCGCTGGCTCCGGGTACCGCAGAACCGCGCACCGGCCTGTCCATGGGGGAGCACCAGGCCCTCACGACAGCCCAATGGAAGGTTTCCCGGGAAGCCCAGGATGAGCTTGCCCTCAACAGCCACCGCAACCTTGCAGCCGCCTACGAGGCTGGCTTCTTTGACGACCTCATCACCCCCTACCGGGGACTGTCCCGCGACGGCAACATGCGCGCCGATACCTCGGCGGAAAAGCTCGCGTCGCTGAAGCCCGTCTTCGGCAGGAACCTTGGCGCCGACGCCACCATGACCGCCGGAAACTCGACGCCGCTGACAGACGGCGCTTCAACGGTCCTGCTGGCCTCGGACGAATGGGCAGACGCCCGCGACCTGCCGAAGCTCGCTGCCGTGGTGGGCGCTGAGGCCGCGGCGGTGGACTTCGTCCACGGCAAGGACGGGCTCCTGATGGCTCCGGTCTTCGCGGTTCCCAGGCTGCTGGCCCGCCACAACCTGACGTTGGCGGACATCGACTACTTCGAGATCCACGAAGCCTTCGCGGCCACCGTATTGAGCACGCTTGCTGCGTGGGAGGACGAAGAGTTCGGCCGCACCCGGTTGGGCCTGGACGGTGCCCTCGGCAAGGTGGACCGCTCACGTTTGAACGTCAACGGCTCGTCGCTGGCCGCAGGACACCCGTTTGCGGCCACGGGCGGACGCATCGTGGCGTCGCTGGCCAAGTTGCTGCACGCCAAGGGCAGCACGGACGGGCGGCCGGCCCGCGGACTGGTGTCGGTGTGCGCTGCCGGCGGCCAGGGCGTCGTCGCAATCCTGGAATCGGTGTAG